The Kogia breviceps isolate mKogBre1 chromosome 4, mKogBre1 haplotype 1, whole genome shotgun sequence genome window below encodes:
- the ADAMTSL5 gene encoding ADAMTS-like protein 5 isoform X6 — protein MRHPLDQGQVTLPRPAPHPGAPGCCRPRPLRNLLLLLWTLLNCGLGGNAQGPGEWTPWGSWSRCSSSCGRGLSVRSRQCIRFPREVMCWGDTHEYRLCQLPECPPGAVPFRDLQCALYNGHPVLGTQKTYQWVPFYGAPNQCDLNCLAEGHDFYHSFGRVLDGTPCSPGTQGLCVAGRCLRPGCDGLLGSDAREDRCGRCGGANDSCLFVQRVFRDAGAFAGYWNVTLIPEGARHIRAAHRSRNHLALMGGDGRYVFNGNWAVSPPGTYEAAGTSVVYTRVTGSEETLRAAGPTSEDLLLQVLLQEPNPGVEFEFWLPRERYGPFQAQAQAQGWSLRQSQPREVDPRSPDSPAAPTVIPPRTPGPTPGELGTAWAGASREAKPVPLTALPPQTPAHPALTPAVVPTGCSTIAAATLCSGPACWAASSRPRRPDTRCACSSSTRTVRRCGPSSMCGRRATAPAHRWPSIGTTCWRPGASSAPMALRTGCCSPMPATPGPGAPPRTAACAWSPDTAPSEPLDQTSPHTAGQAQSQHLSPLAIASRELRTISHLQLCDSPPHTLRHPCTQSDPLSEAGTHW, from the exons ATGAGGCACCCATTGGACCAGGGCCAGGTCACCCTGCCCCGTCCCGCCCCCCATCCAGGAGCTCCTGGCTGCTGcag aCCACGCCCCCTCCGGAACCTCCTGCTCCTGCTGTGGACCCTCCTGAACTGTGGTTTGGGGGGCAACGCTCAG GGTCCGGGTGAGTGGACTCCATGGGGTTCCTGGAGCCGCTGTTCTAGCTCTTGCGGGCGAGGGCTCTCCGTGCGCAGCCGGCAATGCATCCG GTTTCCCAGGGAAGTGATGTGCTGGGGGGACACCCACGAGTACCGCCTCTGCCAGCTGCCC GAGTGTCCCCCAGGGGCCGTGCCCTTCCGAGACCTACAATGTGCCCTCTACAATGGCCACCCTGTTCTGGGCACCCAGAAGACCTACCAATGGGTGCCCTTCTACGGTG CACCCAATCAGTGCGACCTCAACTGCCTGGCGGAGGGGCACGACTTCTATCACAGCTTCGGCCGCGTGCTGGACGGTACCCCCTGCAGCCCGGGCACCCAGGGACTCTGCGTGGCTGGCCGCTGCCTG aGGCCCGGCTGTGACGGTTTGCTGGGTTCGGATGCCCGCGAAGACCGCTGCGGCCGCTGCGGCGGCGCCAACGACTCGTGCCTCTTCGTGCAGCGCGTGTTCCGGGATGCCG GTGCCTTCGCTGGGTACTGGAACGTGACCCTGATCCCTGAGGGCGCCAGGCACATCCGCGCCGCCCACCGGAGCCGGAACCACCTGG CGCTGATGGGGGGCGACGGGCGCTACGTGTTCAACGGGAACTGGGCGGTCAGCCCTCCCGGGACCTACGAGGCAGCGGGCACCAGCGTGGTCTACACCCGCGTCACAGGGTCAGAGGAGACGCTGCGCGCCGCAGGGCCCACCTCCGAAGACCTGCTCCTGCAG GTCCTCCTGCAGGAGCCCAACCCCGGCGTTGAGTTCGAGTTCTGGCTCCCCAGGGAGCGCTATGGCCCCTTCCAGGCGCAGGCTCAGGCCCAGGGCTGGTCCCTGCGGCAGTCGCAGCCTCGGGAGGTAGATCCTCGGTCCCCTGACTCTCCCGCTGCCCCCACTGTTATCCCCCCACGgaccccaggccccaccccaggtgAGCTGGGGACAGCCTGGGCGGGGGCGAGCAGGGAGGCAAAGCCTGTGCCCCTGACTGCACTGCCCCCGCAGacccctgcccaccctgccctGACACCCGCGGTCGTGCCCACCGGCTGCTCCACTATTGCGGCAGCGACTTTG TGTTCCGGGCCCGCGTGCTGGGCCGCGTCCAGCAGGCCCAGGAGACCCGATACGAGGTGCGCGTGCAGCTCATCTACAAGAACCGTTCGCCGCTGCGGGCCCTCGAGTATGTGTGGGCGCCGAGCCACTGCCCCTGCCCACCGCTGGCCCTCCATCGGGACTACCTGCTGGCGTCCCGGCGCCTCATCAGCGCCGATGGCACTCAGGACTGGCTGCTGCTCCCCCATGCCGGCTACGCCCGGCCCTGGAGCCCCGCCGAGGACAGCCGCGTGCGCCTGGTCGCCAGACACTGCCCCCTCTGAGCCCCTGGACCAGACCTCTCCACACACGGCTGGCCAGGCTCAAAGTCAGCATCTTTCCCCTCTTGCCATAGCTTCCAGGGAGCTCAGAACTATCTCCCACCTGCAGCTCTGTgactccccaccacacacactcaGACACCCCTGCACTCAGTCAGATCCACTGTCGGAAGCAGGCACACACTGGTGA
- the ADAMTSL5 gene encoding ADAMTS-like protein 5 isoform X7 → MRHPLDQGQVTLPRPAPHPGAPGCCRSHRILDCAQLVPTAQMGKLRRGEEEHLAPGHTGRDEKGGSERLSYCPKSHSQSGKSWGATTGLLAPPLRRPLLSPRPRPLRNLLLLLWTLLNCGLGGNAQGPGEWTPWGSWSRCSSSCGRGLSVRSRQCIRFPREVMCWGDTHEYRLCQLPECPPGAVPFRDLQCALYNGHPVLGTQKTYQWVPFYGAPNQCDLNCLAEGHDFYHSFGRVLDGTPCSPGTQGLCVAGRCLRPGCDGLLGSDAREDRCGRCGGANDSCLFVQRVFRDAGAFAGYWNVTLIPEGARHIRAAHRSRNHLALMGGDGRYVFNGNWAVSPPGTYEAAGTSVVYTRVTGSEETLRAAGPTSEDLLLQTPAHPALTPAVVPTGCSTIAAATLCSGPACWAASSRPRRPDTRCACSSSTRTVRRCGPSSMCGRRATAPAHRWPSIGTTCWRPGASSAPMALRTGCCSPMPATPGPGAPPRTAACAWSPDTAPSEPLDQTSPHTAGQAQSQHLSPLAIASRELRTISHLQLCDSPPHTLRHPCTQSDPLSEAGTHW, encoded by the exons ATGAGGCACCCATTGGACCAGGGCCAGGTCACCCTGCCCCGTCCCGCCCCCCATCCAGGAGCTCCTGGCTGCTGcag GTCCCATAGAATCCTGGACTGTGCCCAGCTGGTCCCCActgcacagatggggaaactgaggcgggGGGAAGAGGAGCACCTGGCCCCTGGCCACACCGGAAG agatgagaagggaggctcagagaggttgagttactgtccaaaatcacacagccagTCAGGGAAGAGCTGGGGTGCAACCACTGGCCTGCTGGCCCCCCCACTGCGGcgccccctcctttcccccagaCCACGCCCCCTCCGGAACCTCCTGCTCCTGCTGTGGACCCTCCTGAACTGTGGTTTGGGGGGCAACGCTCAG GGTCCGGGTGAGTGGACTCCATGGGGTTCCTGGAGCCGCTGTTCTAGCTCTTGCGGGCGAGGGCTCTCCGTGCGCAGCCGGCAATGCATCCG GTTTCCCAGGGAAGTGATGTGCTGGGGGGACACCCACGAGTACCGCCTCTGCCAGCTGCCC GAGTGTCCCCCAGGGGCCGTGCCCTTCCGAGACCTACAATGTGCCCTCTACAATGGCCACCCTGTTCTGGGCACCCAGAAGACCTACCAATGGGTGCCCTTCTACGGTG CACCCAATCAGTGCGACCTCAACTGCCTGGCGGAGGGGCACGACTTCTATCACAGCTTCGGCCGCGTGCTGGACGGTACCCCCTGCAGCCCGGGCACCCAGGGACTCTGCGTGGCTGGCCGCTGCCTG aGGCCCGGCTGTGACGGTTTGCTGGGTTCGGATGCCCGCGAAGACCGCTGCGGCCGCTGCGGCGGCGCCAACGACTCGTGCCTCTTCGTGCAGCGCGTGTTCCGGGATGCCG GTGCCTTCGCTGGGTACTGGAACGTGACCCTGATCCCTGAGGGCGCCAGGCACATCCGCGCCGCCCACCGGAGCCGGAACCACCTGG CGCTGATGGGGGGCGACGGGCGCTACGTGTTCAACGGGAACTGGGCGGTCAGCCCTCCCGGGACCTACGAGGCAGCGGGCACCAGCGTGGTCTACACCCGCGTCACAGGGTCAGAGGAGACGCTGCGCGCCGCAGGGCCCACCTCCGAAGACCTGCTCCTGCAG acccctgcccaccctgccctGACACCCGCGGTCGTGCCCACCGGCTGCTCCACTATTGCGGCAGCGACTTTG TGTTCCGGGCCCGCGTGCTGGGCCGCGTCCAGCAGGCCCAGGAGACCCGATACGAGGTGCGCGTGCAGCTCATCTACAAGAACCGTTCGCCGCTGCGGGCCCTCGAGTATGTGTGGGCGCCGAGCCACTGCCCCTGCCCACCGCTGGCCCTCCATCGGGACTACCTGCTGGCGTCCCGGCGCCTCATCAGCGCCGATGGCACTCAGGACTGGCTGCTGCTCCCCCATGCCGGCTACGCCCGGCCCTGGAGCCCCGCCGAGGACAGCCGCGTGCGCCTGGTCGCCAGACACTGCCCCCTCTGAGCCCCTGGACCAGACCTCTCCACACACGGCTGGCCAGGCTCAAAGTCAGCATCTTTCCCCTCTTGCCATAGCTTCCAGGGAGCTCAGAACTATCTCCCACCTGCAGCTCTGTgactccccaccacacacactcaGACACCCCTGCACTCAGTCAGATCCACTGTCGGAAGCAGGCACACACTGGTGA
- the ADAMTSL5 gene encoding ADAMTS-like protein 5 isoform X8: MRHPLDQGQVTLPRPAPHPGAPGCCRSHRILDCAQLVPTAQMGKLRRGEEEHLAPGHTGRDEKGGSERLSYCPKSHSQSGKSWGATTGLLAPPLRRPLLSPRPRPLRNLLLLLWTLLNCGLGGNAQGPGEWTPWGSWSRCSSSCGRGLSVRSRQCIRFPREVMCWGDTHEYRLCQLPECPPGAVPFRDLQCALYNGHPVLGTQKTYQWVPFYGAPNQCDLNCLAEGHDFYHSFGRVLDGTPCSPGTQGLCVAGRCLRPGCDGLLGSDAREDRCGRCGGANDSCLFVQRVFRDAGAFAGYWNVTLIPEGARHIRAAHRSRNHLALMGGDGRYVFNGNWAVSPPGTYEAAGTSVVYTRVTGSEETLRAAGPTSEDLLLQCSGPACWAASSRPRRPDTRCACSSSTRTVRRCGPSSMCGRRATAPAHRWPSIGTTCWRPGASSAPMALRTGCCSPMPATPGPGAPPRTAACAWSPDTAPSEPLDQTSPHTAGQAQSQHLSPLAIASRELRTISHLQLCDSPPHTLRHPCTQSDPLSEAGTHW, translated from the exons ATGAGGCACCCATTGGACCAGGGCCAGGTCACCCTGCCCCGTCCCGCCCCCCATCCAGGAGCTCCTGGCTGCTGcag GTCCCATAGAATCCTGGACTGTGCCCAGCTGGTCCCCActgcacagatggggaaactgaggcgggGGGAAGAGGAGCACCTGGCCCCTGGCCACACCGGAAG agatgagaagggaggctcagagaggttgagttactgtccaaaatcacacagccagTCAGGGAAGAGCTGGGGTGCAACCACTGGCCTGCTGGCCCCCCCACTGCGGcgccccctcctttcccccagaCCACGCCCCCTCCGGAACCTCCTGCTCCTGCTGTGGACCCTCCTGAACTGTGGTTTGGGGGGCAACGCTCAG GGTCCGGGTGAGTGGACTCCATGGGGTTCCTGGAGCCGCTGTTCTAGCTCTTGCGGGCGAGGGCTCTCCGTGCGCAGCCGGCAATGCATCCG GTTTCCCAGGGAAGTGATGTGCTGGGGGGACACCCACGAGTACCGCCTCTGCCAGCTGCCC GAGTGTCCCCCAGGGGCCGTGCCCTTCCGAGACCTACAATGTGCCCTCTACAATGGCCACCCTGTTCTGGGCACCCAGAAGACCTACCAATGGGTGCCCTTCTACGGTG CACCCAATCAGTGCGACCTCAACTGCCTGGCGGAGGGGCACGACTTCTATCACAGCTTCGGCCGCGTGCTGGACGGTACCCCCTGCAGCCCGGGCACCCAGGGACTCTGCGTGGCTGGCCGCTGCCTG aGGCCCGGCTGTGACGGTTTGCTGGGTTCGGATGCCCGCGAAGACCGCTGCGGCCGCTGCGGCGGCGCCAACGACTCGTGCCTCTTCGTGCAGCGCGTGTTCCGGGATGCCG GTGCCTTCGCTGGGTACTGGAACGTGACCCTGATCCCTGAGGGCGCCAGGCACATCCGCGCCGCCCACCGGAGCCGGAACCACCTGG CGCTGATGGGGGGCGACGGGCGCTACGTGTTCAACGGGAACTGGGCGGTCAGCCCTCCCGGGACCTACGAGGCAGCGGGCACCAGCGTGGTCTACACCCGCGTCACAGGGTCAGAGGAGACGCTGCGCGCCGCAGGGCCCACCTCCGAAGACCTGCTCCTGCAG TGTTCCGGGCCCGCGTGCTGGGCCGCGTCCAGCAGGCCCAGGAGACCCGATACGAGGTGCGCGTGCAGCTCATCTACAAGAACCGTTCGCCGCTGCGGGCCCTCGAGTATGTGTGGGCGCCGAGCCACTGCCCCTGCCCACCGCTGGCCCTCCATCGGGACTACCTGCTGGCGTCCCGGCGCCTCATCAGCGCCGATGGCACTCAGGACTGGCTGCTGCTCCCCCATGCCGGCTACGCCCGGCCCTGGAGCCCCGCCGAGGACAGCCGCGTGCGCCTGGTCGCCAGACACTGCCCCCTCTGAGCCCCTGGACCAGACCTCTCCACACACGGCTGGCCAGGCTCAAAGTCAGCATCTTTCCCCTCTTGCCATAGCTTCCAGGGAGCTCAGAACTATCTCCCACCTGCAGCTCTGTgactccccaccacacacactcaGACACCCCTGCACTCAGTCAGATCCACTGTCGGAAGCAGGCACACACTGGTGA
- the ADAMTSL5 gene encoding ADAMTS-like protein 5 isoform X5, translating to MRHPLDQGQVTLPRPAPHPGAPGCCRSHRILDCAQLVPTAQMGKLRRGEEEHLAPGHTGRPRPLRNLLLLLWTLLNCGLGGNAQGPGEWTPWGSWSRCSSSCGRGLSVRSRQCIRFPREVMCWGDTHEYRLCQLPECPPGAVPFRDLQCALYNGHPVLGTQKTYQWVPFYGAPNQCDLNCLAEGHDFYHSFGRVLDGTPCSPGTQGLCVAGRCLRPGCDGLLGSDAREDRCGRCGGANDSCLFVQRVFRDAGAFAGYWNVTLIPEGARHIRAAHRSRNHLALMGGDGRYVFNGNWAVSPPGTYEAAGTSVVYTRVTGSEETLRAAGPTSEDLLLQVLLQEPNPGVEFEFWLPRERYGPFQAQAQAQGWSLRQSQPREVDPRSPDSPAAPTVIPPRTPGPTPGELGTAWAGASREAKPVPLTALPPQTPAHPALTPAVVPTGCSTIAAATLCSGPACWAASSRPRRPDTRCACSSSTRTVRRCGPSSMCGRRATAPAHRWPSIGTTCWRPGASSAPMALRTGCCSPMPATPGPGAPPRTAACAWSPDTAPSEPLDQTSPHTAGQAQSQHLSPLAIASRELRTISHLQLCDSPPHTLRHPCTQSDPLSEAGTHW from the exons ATGAGGCACCCATTGGACCAGGGCCAGGTCACCCTGCCCCGTCCCGCCCCCCATCCAGGAGCTCCTGGCTGCTGcag GTCCCATAGAATCCTGGACTGTGCCCAGCTGGTCCCCActgcacagatggggaaactgaggcgggGGGAAGAGGAGCACCTGGCCCCTGGCCACACCGGAAG aCCACGCCCCCTCCGGAACCTCCTGCTCCTGCTGTGGACCCTCCTGAACTGTGGTTTGGGGGGCAACGCTCAG GGTCCGGGTGAGTGGACTCCATGGGGTTCCTGGAGCCGCTGTTCTAGCTCTTGCGGGCGAGGGCTCTCCGTGCGCAGCCGGCAATGCATCCG GTTTCCCAGGGAAGTGATGTGCTGGGGGGACACCCACGAGTACCGCCTCTGCCAGCTGCCC GAGTGTCCCCCAGGGGCCGTGCCCTTCCGAGACCTACAATGTGCCCTCTACAATGGCCACCCTGTTCTGGGCACCCAGAAGACCTACCAATGGGTGCCCTTCTACGGTG CACCCAATCAGTGCGACCTCAACTGCCTGGCGGAGGGGCACGACTTCTATCACAGCTTCGGCCGCGTGCTGGACGGTACCCCCTGCAGCCCGGGCACCCAGGGACTCTGCGTGGCTGGCCGCTGCCTG aGGCCCGGCTGTGACGGTTTGCTGGGTTCGGATGCCCGCGAAGACCGCTGCGGCCGCTGCGGCGGCGCCAACGACTCGTGCCTCTTCGTGCAGCGCGTGTTCCGGGATGCCG GTGCCTTCGCTGGGTACTGGAACGTGACCCTGATCCCTGAGGGCGCCAGGCACATCCGCGCCGCCCACCGGAGCCGGAACCACCTGG CGCTGATGGGGGGCGACGGGCGCTACGTGTTCAACGGGAACTGGGCGGTCAGCCCTCCCGGGACCTACGAGGCAGCGGGCACCAGCGTGGTCTACACCCGCGTCACAGGGTCAGAGGAGACGCTGCGCGCCGCAGGGCCCACCTCCGAAGACCTGCTCCTGCAG GTCCTCCTGCAGGAGCCCAACCCCGGCGTTGAGTTCGAGTTCTGGCTCCCCAGGGAGCGCTATGGCCCCTTCCAGGCGCAGGCTCAGGCCCAGGGCTGGTCCCTGCGGCAGTCGCAGCCTCGGGAGGTAGATCCTCGGTCCCCTGACTCTCCCGCTGCCCCCACTGTTATCCCCCCACGgaccccaggccccaccccaggtgAGCTGGGGACAGCCTGGGCGGGGGCGAGCAGGGAGGCAAAGCCTGTGCCCCTGACTGCACTGCCCCCGCAGacccctgcccaccctgccctGACACCCGCGGTCGTGCCCACCGGCTGCTCCACTATTGCGGCAGCGACTTTG TGTTCCGGGCCCGCGTGCTGGGCCGCGTCCAGCAGGCCCAGGAGACCCGATACGAGGTGCGCGTGCAGCTCATCTACAAGAACCGTTCGCCGCTGCGGGCCCTCGAGTATGTGTGGGCGCCGAGCCACTGCCCCTGCCCACCGCTGGCCCTCCATCGGGACTACCTGCTGGCGTCCCGGCGCCTCATCAGCGCCGATGGCACTCAGGACTGGCTGCTGCTCCCCCATGCCGGCTACGCCCGGCCCTGGAGCCCCGCCGAGGACAGCCGCGTGCGCCTGGTCGCCAGACACTGCCCCCTCTGAGCCCCTGGACCAGACCTCTCCACACACGGCTGGCCAGGCTCAAAGTCAGCATCTTTCCCCTCTTGCCATAGCTTCCAGGGAGCTCAGAACTATCTCCCACCTGCAGCTCTGTgactccccaccacacacactcaGACACCCCTGCACTCAGTCAGATCCACTGTCGGAAGCAGGCACACACTGGTGA
- the ADAMTSL5 gene encoding ADAMTS-like protein 5 isoform X4, protein MGKLRRGEEEHLAPGHTGRDEKGGSERLSYCPKSHSQSGKSWGATTGLLAPPLRRPLLSPRPRPLRNLLLLLWTLLNCGLGGNAQGPGEWTPWGSWSRCSSSCGRGLSVRSRQCIRFPREVMCWGDTHEYRLCQLPECPPGAVPFRDLQCALYNGHPVLGTQKTYQWVPFYGAPNQCDLNCLAEGHDFYHSFGRVLDGTPCSPGTQGLCVAGRCLRPGCDGLLGSDAREDRCGRCGGANDSCLFVQRVFRDAGAFAGYWNVTLIPEGARHIRAAHRSRNHLALMGGDGRYVFNGNWAVSPPGTYEAAGTSVVYTRVTGSEETLRAAGPTSEDLLLQVLLQEPNPGVEFEFWLPRERYGPFQAQAQAQGWSLRQSQPREVDPRSPDSPAAPTVIPPRTPGPTPGELGTAWAGASREAKPVPLTALPPQTPAHPALTPAVVPTGCSTIAAATLCSGPACWAASSRPRRPDTRCACSSSTRTVRRCGPSSMCGRRATAPAHRWPSIGTTCWRPGASSAPMALRTGCCSPMPATPGPGAPPRTAACAWSPDTAPSEPLDQTSPHTAGQAQSQHLSPLAIASRELRTISHLQLCDSPPHTLRHPCTQSDPLSEAGTHW, encoded by the exons atggggaaactgaggcgggGGGAAGAGGAGCACCTGGCCCCTGGCCACACCGGAAG agatgagaagggaggctcagagaggttgagttactgtccaaaatcacacagccagTCAGGGAAGAGCTGGGGTGCAACCACTGGCCTGCTGGCCCCCCCACTGCGGcgccccctcctttcccccagaCCACGCCCCCTCCGGAACCTCCTGCTCCTGCTGTGGACCCTCCTGAACTGTGGTTTGGGGGGCAACGCTCAG GGTCCGGGTGAGTGGACTCCATGGGGTTCCTGGAGCCGCTGTTCTAGCTCTTGCGGGCGAGGGCTCTCCGTGCGCAGCCGGCAATGCATCCG GTTTCCCAGGGAAGTGATGTGCTGGGGGGACACCCACGAGTACCGCCTCTGCCAGCTGCCC GAGTGTCCCCCAGGGGCCGTGCCCTTCCGAGACCTACAATGTGCCCTCTACAATGGCCACCCTGTTCTGGGCACCCAGAAGACCTACCAATGGGTGCCCTTCTACGGTG CACCCAATCAGTGCGACCTCAACTGCCTGGCGGAGGGGCACGACTTCTATCACAGCTTCGGCCGCGTGCTGGACGGTACCCCCTGCAGCCCGGGCACCCAGGGACTCTGCGTGGCTGGCCGCTGCCTG aGGCCCGGCTGTGACGGTTTGCTGGGTTCGGATGCCCGCGAAGACCGCTGCGGCCGCTGCGGCGGCGCCAACGACTCGTGCCTCTTCGTGCAGCGCGTGTTCCGGGATGCCG GTGCCTTCGCTGGGTACTGGAACGTGACCCTGATCCCTGAGGGCGCCAGGCACATCCGCGCCGCCCACCGGAGCCGGAACCACCTGG CGCTGATGGGGGGCGACGGGCGCTACGTGTTCAACGGGAACTGGGCGGTCAGCCCTCCCGGGACCTACGAGGCAGCGGGCACCAGCGTGGTCTACACCCGCGTCACAGGGTCAGAGGAGACGCTGCGCGCCGCAGGGCCCACCTCCGAAGACCTGCTCCTGCAG GTCCTCCTGCAGGAGCCCAACCCCGGCGTTGAGTTCGAGTTCTGGCTCCCCAGGGAGCGCTATGGCCCCTTCCAGGCGCAGGCTCAGGCCCAGGGCTGGTCCCTGCGGCAGTCGCAGCCTCGGGAGGTAGATCCTCGGTCCCCTGACTCTCCCGCTGCCCCCACTGTTATCCCCCCACGgaccccaggccccaccccaggtgAGCTGGGGACAGCCTGGGCGGGGGCGAGCAGGGAGGCAAAGCCTGTGCCCCTGACTGCACTGCCCCCGCAGacccctgcccaccctgccctGACACCCGCGGTCGTGCCCACCGGCTGCTCCACTATTGCGGCAGCGACTTTG TGTTCCGGGCCCGCGTGCTGGGCCGCGTCCAGCAGGCCCAGGAGACCCGATACGAGGTGCGCGTGCAGCTCATCTACAAGAACCGTTCGCCGCTGCGGGCCCTCGAGTATGTGTGGGCGCCGAGCCACTGCCCCTGCCCACCGCTGGCCCTCCATCGGGACTACCTGCTGGCGTCCCGGCGCCTCATCAGCGCCGATGGCACTCAGGACTGGCTGCTGCTCCCCCATGCCGGCTACGCCCGGCCCTGGAGCCCCGCCGAGGACAGCCGCGTGCGCCTGGTCGCCAGACACTGCCCCCTCTGAGCCCCTGGACCAGACCTCTCCACACACGGCTGGCCAGGCTCAAAGTCAGCATCTTTCCCCTCTTGCCATAGCTTCCAGGGAGCTCAGAACTATCTCCCACCTGCAGCTCTGTgactccccaccacacacactcaGACACCCCTGCACTCAGTCAGATCCACTGTCGGAAGCAGGCACACACTGGTGA